The Scleropages formosus chromosome 15, fSclFor1.1, whole genome shotgun sequence genomic sequence CACGATCATGTGTTCTGGGGATTATGGTTAATTAGAATTAATGATCAGAAAAAACTTATTCAAAAGAAAATCCACGTATATCTACTGTGTGAATTTCTGGAACGTTCCATCTGTCCGAGagcagaaatgttaaaaatgtccAGAGTTTAAAAGATCAGTGTCACGATGTCTTTTTGGACCCagcaaaataattaataaatgtttagcCACCCATGTATACACGCGCTTCCCTTGTATAATGAAGGCTACATTCTGGAGAATTCCAGGTTATGAGCCAATGTAACACGCACTGTAGAATTCCAAGGAGGAGCTCCCGGGGGGTGAGCAAGGTAGAAAGTAATAGCACCTGGCAGCGGTAAAGCAGTTTACAACGAGAAAtaccagcatttaaaaaaattaccacaATAAATGAACACTACAATCCATGTACTGACtacttgtccagtacagggtccTCGTGgctcagagcctatcctggaagcacagggtgcaaggcggCAAATACTCGGGACTCAGATTGTGCACTTTTGGTGAAAAATGGGGAACTCATCTGTTCttccatttaaatgaattattccAAAGTGGTCGTTTTATGAGAATTCCTTCTACAAGCAGATCTTTGCGAGGAAATGAGCTCAGCGTTCAAGGGAAACGCGTACACGTTCAACACTGATAGTTTTCTCGGCTTTTTATTGAAACGTACGTAGCAGAAAGTTAGGAAAAGGACGTTTATACTAACATGGAAAAATCTAATTTTAGCTTCCAAGAGCTTTCTGCTGTTGAACAAAATATAttctcttatttacatttattttcagttctgtttttgtaCAGTAACAGCATTAAATGTGCAGTGGTAACGAAAATAGTTTTATTCAGCATTGTATCCAATACACCTTTTATACGCATCTGCGTGTAAGAAAAGAACTGCTCGgctatttgttttattttcacagatgagCTCTATCTATACACGCGTCTTCTGGTAGTTATTAGTTCTCATAGCGTGGAACACATGACACACAATAAAGGTTTCTGAAAAGGCAGAACGCTCGATGCGTACAAGACGAGAGCAACCGAGCGAAAGACTCATCGCTCCTCCAGCGTGGCCGGAGCGGCAGGTCTGGGTCTGCGGAAGGCGCGATCCGCGATCCGCGGGGGTCCGCGCGCAGCAGTTCATCGCTGCGGAGACGACTCCGGTCCGGGGCTCGTTCGCCGACGACTATAATCCGGCACCGCCGCTCTCGTTGACGGAGCTGACGACGCACAGCGCAACGCCCAGCACGGTGAGCGCCGTTCCGGCTACGGCCCCTGGGTGGAAGAGCAGAGGCCGTGTCgggagaggaaggaaggaggcgACGCGCAGAGAGAGGCGCGGACGCGACGCGCGAACAAAGAAAGAGGGACTTGCTTTTGCCCCCGACGTCCTCCCCGAGGAGCGCGCCCCCCAGCAGGGTGAAGAGGAAGGTCAGCGAGTTGGTGAGCGGCACAGCCAGCGAGAGGTCTGcgaacacaacacacacgcgcacacacacgggtcTAATAATTGGGGTCACGCAGGCAGCAGGGTGCGAGGAGGAAGTCTTCGTCGGCACCGTGACCGGTACCTGCTGCGAGCGGCTGGCCTTAGAGCAGCTCACCTGCGGAGGCCAGAGTGAGGTAGTAAATGAGAGAGCCGCTCTGGTTCAGCAGGAAGGGCACGAGGTACTGTGGGCGACAGGGGGgggaaagaaattaataaagtggTGCTGAAGGCAGGGGAACGCAGACCACGAACAGAGTAAACTGCGCAGAGGGGGAACAGTCAGCTCCGCACcgtgtgatgatgatgacgacgatgacgacgccctccccctccccctccccaggctGCGGGCTCGACTCACCCGCACGTTGAGGAACAGGAACCTGAGTTCGGCCAAGAActgccgcgccgcgccgccgccgccgcgcacCCCTTCGATGCCCTCGGTTCCCCTCTTGAGGAAGGGGTTCGAGCCCCCCCACAGCAGGGCGACAAGCACGAGGCACAGCACCTGCACTGCGGCACGAGGAAACACAGAGCGAGTTggactcgaacccacgtccCCGCCCTGTCTGTCACACTCCCGCACCGACGGCACTTACCCGGAGACACCATGACGACGGCAGCGAGGGGGACGGTCGCGCGCGAGCGCGCTCGGCACACTTCCGGTTCCTTTCGACCCGGAATTTCCTGTTTCTTTTCGGACTCAGCTGCACGCGACGGTCGGGCCTTATCCGCGCTTTCTCAGATCCGGCATctaatccttttttttaaaaaaaaaaaaaaaactttataaagAAGGGTGTCGACGCAGGAGGAACGTCTCTTGTAGTGGGGAATCATGGTGAGTCAGAGTTGTGCCCGAACACGGTACTTTACTGTGTATTTACtactgtgtaactgtgtgttcACCGTGTTGGACCAACGATTTGCGTctctcactcagtcactcagtGCGAGCAGCGAATGACGAAGAACTAACTAAGAAGGAATAGAAGAATGAGGAGAATTTCAATCAGTAGCAGTCCGTCCGCATTGCGCcttaatagtagtaataataataataatgacggCGGTGCACGCAGAACATGATGAAACGGGAGGACAATCAAATCATTTGGCGCGCGGGCGGCGCTCGTGAGCTGAGTGAGTGGCGGGACGCGCGAGGAGCCCGAGCCCGAGGGAGAGCGCGCGCCTCGCACGACGCGCGTCACGTCAcgtcagttcagttcagttcagatGAAGCTGAATtcggaaaaaaatgaaaagcaaggaTATGAAGCCGGTTCGCCCGCAGGCAGGCAGGGGGCACAGACGGTCACTGTGACAGTGGTTCGAGGAACCGGAAGTGTGGCTGTCGgcgaaggtcccgggttcagaacccacctccagcttttaGAACCCTGGCTTGATCGAGGTACTAGTAGTAACCCTGAAAAGATATCGTACGCGATGATATTACAGTAAAAGTGGGTAAATCGGCgtaagcagctcagtgtacGAACCTCGCAGAGCGAGTcctcttggagaaaagtaaaggGCCGGATCGTGAGCGAAGGCCGCTGACGTGACGGTATAAAACAATCGCCCTTGTACGAAAAGACGTAGTCCCCTTCGCCTCTCTTCCTCGCCGCTTTTGTCGCTGCGTGTTCGTGTGCGTGCTCTGGAAAGTGCCCGCTGTTGATGGCGACGACCCCTCTGCTTTCAGAGACCCATTCTGCTGCAGGGCCACGAGAGGTCCATCACCCAGATCAAGTACAACCGAGAGGGAGACCTTCTCTTCTCTGTGGCCAAAGACACGGTTGGTCTTTTCACGCCGCCTGTTGCGCGTCACACGCGACCTTCTGCTGTAGACGCAGATGAAGCCCGTTCCTGGACAGAGGACTGTTCTCACCGGTTCTTTTCACGCCACGCTTTACCCGGCTTCTGTGCGCTTACTCTCTTTGTAAACCAGCTCCTGTGCATAACGATGTGTTACGCTTTTTGGTTTGTGGCTGCAGGTGGTGAACGTGTGGTACTCGGTCAATGGCGAACGCCTCGGGACCTACAACGGTCACACCGGAGCCGTGTGGTGTGTGGATGTTGACTGTATCCTTGCACCTCCTGTTTCGCCGCGATTTACCTCTGCGCTGCTCTCACTGGTccgtttgtttattttacaggcCTAGATGTGTAAACTGATCCTTGGTGGGTTCTCGTCTATGTTTTGTGGCAATCGGGAGGATGTTTTGAGCGGTTTTTTCTTAACGAAATGCACAGGGGACACCAAGAACGTACTCACCGGTTCAGCTGACAACACGTGTCGACTGTGGGACTGCCAGACAGGTTTGTGAACCCTTGGCACGAGCTTCACTTGTTGAGCTCTGAAAGCAGGACAGGGCCAGCAGTGAGCACCCTTGGTTGTCGTGGTCACCATGGACCGCGGCCCTCAACCATCCCGTGTGCTCATGACTCTCGCTTGCATTGTGTAGGTAAACAGCTGGCTCAGCTCAAGACCAGCTCGGCCGTGAGGACCTGCGGCTTTGACTTCAGCGGCAACATCATCATGTTCTCCACGGACAAACAGATGGGTTATCAGTGTTTCCTGAACTACTTCGACCTTCGGGACCCCCAGCAGATTGGTACGCTGGACCCTCAATCTGTCAGCCTCCCTCCGAGAACAGTGTGCATCTTTGTGGCATCTGTCTACTAGTGTTTCCACAAAGCCTGCAGTCTGCTCACACGCTCCGGGTTTCCACTCTGCTGTGTTAGTGACACAGGATGTGCCGCTGGGCCCTGGGGTTGCTGTCCTCTGCGTGTTACTTTACAGAAGAAACATGGCGTTGTGGTGAAGTTGAGCCCCGTTTCTCTTTCCACGCTCAGAGGACAACCAGCCGTACGTGTCGGTGCCATGCAGCGAATCCAAGATAACGAGTGCTGTGTGGGGGCCGCTGGGCGAGTTTGTGATTGCGGGCCATGAAAATGGAGAGATCAACCAGTTCAGCGCCAAGGTACTGCAGTAATTGAGAGTGCTGAAACCCTCCCCATTTTAATAATGTGGTCAGTGTGTCTCATTTGCTTTGTTACCGTATCTGTACTGAAATGCTGTGGCCCGTAAACTAGTCCAAACCCCCAGTAAGACTCCAGGAATGAGACTCTGTCTTGCACAAGGTGCCTTTTATTGGTGTGGTGAGCCATGTCTCTGAGTGATGTCATGCTGATGCAAAGGTTTTTGTCTGCTTGTCCCGGTGCGCAGTCTGGGGAGGTGCTGAAGAAGGTCAAGGAGCACACCAAACAGATCAATGACATCCAAACATCGGTGGACCTCACCATGGTCATCACAGCCTCTAAGGACAACACAGCCAAGGTGTGGAGCTGGAGAACCACACTGTTTGTTTGAGAAGAAGCTGGTTATGGTGTGTACTCTTGTGTGTGAAGGGGTGACTGGGTGCGTAGGTATGCTCAGTATCCTGTCTCCTCAGCTCTTTGACTCCACGTCGTTGGATCACATCAAAACCTTTAAGACGGAGAGGCCTGTTAACTCGGCGGCCATTTCCCCCATCATGGACCACGTAAGGCTTCCTTCTAATCTggcagccccctcccccactgttCTGTCAGCAGCTCTCCGCTGGGGCCTCACTGCTCCCTGTCTGTTTTTGTAGGTGGTCATGGGAGGTGGGCAGGAGGCTATGGAGGTCACAACTACTTCAACGAGAATTGGTAAATTCGAGGCCAGGTGAGTTGTGACAGCTGCTTTCTCCGGTCCTTCCTGTCATTTGccggtgtgtgcgcgcgagagAGTTTGAGCTCATCTTTCTTGTTGCACAGGTTCTTCCACGCTGCTTACGAGGAGGAGTTTGGCAGAGTGAAGGGCCACTTTGGACCCATCAACTGTGTTGCATTTCACCCTGATGGGAAGAGGTCAGTCCTACTCAACACACTCTTCGTTTCATTTGcacgtgtgagagagagagcgacagTACCGTGACACATCAAGTGGAGCGTGTGGACTCTGAAAAGGTCTTGTCTTGTCTCCCCTGTCCTGCAGCTACAGCAGTGGAGGAGAGGACGGATACGTCAGGATACATTATTTCGACCCGCAGTACTTTGAGTTTGAGTTTGAAGGCTAGAGAGGAGCACTGGGACTGTCCTTTTAGCATAACACAGCACCACCTACAGCAATTCCTCCTGGGAGTATCTGCAGCTCAGCAAATCGCTGTGGCTCTGAACATTATCAACCAGCTTCCTGATTGGTCAGAATTCTTATTCGGGACTCATACAGGTTTGGGACAGCCTCTCTCTCCCTGGTCCTCTTCCTCATCGCTGAACTCTGCGGTGACCTCGCCCCCCTCTGTCATCACACACATCCCTTTCCTGCTTTGTTCTATACTTAATAAAGTGGATGTGACCTTGAGGCGTCTCGTGTTCCCCTGACTGAACGCACATGGTCCACCTTGTGTCCGTTTCTTACAGAGAGTGACCGCTGCCGGTTCATCTGTTGGTCAAAGGTCCTGCTTGGTCATTCTCGCATCCTTCTTAATGTTTGATAGAAAGTGTTGTTCAGTCTCGTTGCTCTGGTCATTCTGTAAATTGTGAGGGGGTGTGCAGCTGCTTTGCTGGTCACTTCTGTGGGAACGTGATCATTCTGTGGGAACGTTACTGtagtgggggcggg encodes the following:
- the eif3i gene encoding eukaryotic translation initiation factor 3 subunit I, encoding MRPILLQGHERSITQIKYNREGDLLFSVAKDTVVNVWYSVNGERLGTYNGHTGAVWCVDVDWDTKNVLTGSADNTCRLWDCQTGKQLAQLKTSSAVRTCGFDFSGNIIMFSTDKQMGYQCFLNYFDLRDPQQIEDNQPYVSVPCSESKITSAVWGPLGEFVIAGHENGEINQFSAKSGEVLKKVKEHTKQINDIQTSVDLTMVITASKDNTAKLFDSTSLDHIKTFKTERPVNSAAISPIMDHVVMGGGQEAMEVTTTSTRIGKFEARFFHAAYEEEFGRVKGHFGPINCVAFHPDGKSYSSGGEDGYVRIHYFDPQYFEFEFEG
- the tmem234 gene encoding transmembrane protein 234, producing MVSPVQVLCLVLVALLWGGSNPFLKRGTEGIEGVRGGGGAARQFLAELRFLFLNVRYLVPFLLNQSGSLIYYLTLASADLSLAVPLTNSLTFLFTLLGGALLGEDVGGKRAVAGTALTVLGVALCVVSSVNESGGAGL